A region from the Actinoplanes sp. OR16 genome encodes:
- a CDS encoding SpoIIE family protein phosphatase — protein sequence MVGSGAIGSGGIRPAAISTLPVQGAGAQHTGRGCTALVHAHDWSTTSLGPITGWDPAVRAAVELMLASPVPMLLTLGPECLALYNDAYADVLDELHPGALGRPAPEAFGEAWTRHGMGDVIAQVHRTGRAVLEPESQVPIQPGSTEPAFYTQGHSVVRDSRGTVAGVLTVAAETTQVIHRLQSLGELTARLAGALTIDDVTRVVLTYAMASFDLDHCVLAVDDGVAYRYVRRIRGEMLDEADERLPPVWRRVGADPQAPLVAAAETGRATFVADGEPLREVATDRHERRVRALAALPLRTPSLRGALTVGFTRAHNWLPAERALLKAAAELVAQAAERARRFEAQHGTAQLLQRSMLPEHLPELDTFRIAARYDVGVDGNAAGGDFYDAFRLLDGRLAMVLGDVAGHDVRAAAVMGQVRAALRALALTDPAPPSVLAGLDRLVGSLGAESRNEEIFVTVVYGVLDPEDGTITLASAGHPPPVLRRAGHGGEPATAELVKVPPGAPLGLGGRWQTGTLRLEPGDTILMFSDGVVERRGSPLNDGLDALVAAAAGSASGDPRNMCSLATAAVAGTTDDDVAVLAVEHALAMSRSATMQVPAEPTGPSRVRQWMSTRLRDWSVPEAVIGAAILCTSELTTNALLHAGTPAQVHIDLNAERLLVSVADTGTRGSVIRARADALASRGRGLGLIEDLSDSWGTDPTVRGSTVWFEMLLPGNARA from the coding sequence ATGGTCGGCTCGGGAGCGATCGGCTCGGGCGGAATCCGCCCGGCGGCGATCTCAACGCTGCCCGTGCAGGGGGCCGGGGCTCAGCACACCGGCCGGGGCTGCACGGCGCTGGTGCATGCCCATGATTGGTCGACCACTTCGCTCGGCCCGATCACGGGCTGGGATCCGGCGGTCCGGGCGGCCGTCGAGCTGATGCTCGCGTCGCCGGTGCCGATGCTGCTGACGCTCGGCCCGGAGTGCCTGGCGCTCTACAACGACGCCTACGCCGACGTGCTCGACGAGCTGCACCCGGGCGCGCTGGGCAGACCCGCTCCGGAGGCGTTCGGCGAGGCCTGGACCCGGCACGGCATGGGTGACGTGATCGCGCAGGTGCACCGGACCGGCCGTGCCGTCCTGGAGCCGGAGAGCCAGGTCCCGATCCAGCCGGGCAGCACCGAGCCCGCCTTCTACACGCAGGGCCACTCGGTGGTGCGGGACTCGCGGGGCACCGTCGCCGGCGTCCTCACCGTCGCGGCCGAGACGACCCAGGTCATCCATCGCCTGCAGAGTCTCGGGGAGCTGACCGCCCGGCTGGCCGGCGCGCTCACCATCGACGACGTGACGCGCGTCGTCCTCACGTACGCCATGGCCTCCTTTGATCTTGATCATTGCGTCCTGGCGGTGGACGACGGCGTGGCTTATCGCTACGTCCGCCGCATCCGTGGCGAAATGCTCGACGAGGCGGACGAGCGGCTGCCCCCGGTCTGGCGACGCGTCGGCGCCGACCCGCAAGCCCCACTGGTGGCGGCGGCGGAGACGGGCCGGGCGACGTTCGTGGCCGACGGCGAGCCGCTACGCGAGGTGGCGACCGACCGCCACGAGCGCCGGGTCCGCGCGCTGGCCGCCCTGCCGCTGCGCACGCCGTCCCTGCGAGGTGCGCTGACCGTCGGCTTCACCCGGGCGCACAACTGGCTGCCCGCCGAGCGCGCCCTGCTCAAGGCCGCGGCCGAGCTGGTGGCGCAGGCCGCCGAGCGAGCGCGGCGATTCGAGGCCCAGCACGGCACCGCTCAGCTCCTGCAGCGCAGCATGCTTCCCGAGCACCTGCCCGAGCTCGACACGTTCCGGATCGCCGCGCGCTACGACGTCGGTGTCGACGGCAACGCGGCCGGCGGCGACTTCTACGACGCGTTCCGCCTGCTCGACGGCCGGCTCGCGATGGTCCTCGGCGACGTCGCCGGGCACGACGTGCGGGCGGCCGCGGTGATGGGCCAGGTCCGGGCCGCGCTGCGGGCGCTGGCACTGACCGATCCGGCGCCGCCGAGCGTCCTCGCCGGGCTGGACCGGCTGGTCGGCTCGCTGGGCGCCGAGTCGCGCAACGAGGAGATCTTCGTGACCGTCGTCTACGGGGTTCTCGACCCCGAGGACGGGACGATCACGCTGGCCAGCGCCGGGCATCCGCCGCCCGTGCTGCGCCGGGCCGGGCACGGCGGCGAGCCGGCGACGGCCGAGCTGGTGAAGGTTCCCCCGGGCGCGCCGCTGGGGCTCGGCGGCCGCTGGCAGACCGGCACACTGCGGCTGGAGCCGGGTGACACGATCCTGATGTTCAGCGACGGCGTGGTGGAGCGGCGCGGCAGCCCGCTCAACGACGGCCTGGACGCCCTGGTGGCCGCGGCGGCCGGTTCGGCGAGCGGCGACCCGCGCAACATGTGCTCGCTGGCCACGGCAGCGGTCGCGGGCACCACCGACGACGACGTGGCGGTGCTCGCGGTCGAGCACGCGCTGGCGATGAGCCGCTCGGCGACCATGCAGGTGCCGGCCGAGCCGACCGGTCCGAGCCGGGTGCGGCAGTGGATGTCGACCCGCCTGCGGGATTGGTCGGTCCCGGAGGCGGTGATCGGAGCGGCGATTCTCTGTACGAGTGAGCTCACGACGAACGCGCTCCTGCACGCCGGGACTCCGGCTCAGGTGCACATCGATCTCAACGCGGAGCGTCTGCTGGTCTCGGTGGCCGACACCGGGACCCGGGGCAGCGTGATCCGGGCTCGGGCCGACGCGCTGGCCAGCCGCGGGCGCGGACTCGGGCTGATCGAGGATCTCAGCGACTCGTGGGGCACCGACCCGACGGTCCGCGGATCAACGGTCTGGTTCGAGATGTTGCTGCCGGGTAATGCGAGGGCATGA
- a CDS encoding HAD family hydrolase, whose amino-acid sequence MKPGVLFDVDGTLIDTTYLHAVSWWEALRQYDHDVPMALIHRGIGMGSDKLLDHLLGEGEDRDRSADEEMGTAHDVLYGAWWERLRQLPGAADLVRAVAARDLAVVLASSAKKAELGKLRQVLGADDVITAATSSADAEESKPAPDILEAALAQSDVDPARAVYVGDSVWDVQAAGKLGIPCIGLVCGGTSSAELLEAGAAATYENPAALLRDLDASPIAQIA is encoded by the coding sequence ATGAAGCCCGGAGTTCTGTTCGACGTCGACGGCACCTTGATCGACACCACATATCTGCACGCCGTCTCCTGGTGGGAGGCGTTGCGCCAGTACGACCACGACGTACCGATGGCATTGATCCACCGGGGCATCGGCATGGGCTCCGACAAGCTGCTGGACCACCTCCTCGGCGAAGGCGAGGACCGGGACCGGTCCGCGGACGAGGAGATGGGCACCGCGCACGACGTGCTCTACGGGGCCTGGTGGGAGCGGTTGCGGCAGCTTCCCGGCGCCGCCGATCTGGTACGCGCGGTCGCCGCCCGTGATCTCGCCGTGGTCCTGGCGAGCTCGGCGAAGAAGGCGGAGCTGGGCAAGCTGCGCCAGGTCCTCGGCGCCGACGACGTGATCACGGCGGCCACCTCGTCTGCCGACGCCGAGGAGAGCAAGCCGGCGCCGGACATCCTGGAGGCGGCGCTGGCCCAGTCCGACGTCGACCCGGCGCGGGCCGTGTACGTCGGCGACTCGGTCTGGGACGTGCAGGCCGCCGGGAAGCTGGGCATCCCGTGCATCGGCCTGGTCTGCGGTGGGACAAGTTCGGCGGAGCTGCTCGAAGCGGGGGCGGCGGCGACGTACGAGAACCCCGCCGCGCTCCTGCGTGACCTGGACGCCTCGCCGATTGCCCAGATCGCCTGA
- a CDS encoding sodium:proton antiporter: MQLSDVVFALVGVGALLAGILPRVLERRPLSMPIVFLAVGLIVFGLPLGLPEADPLHFTKLTEHLTEIGVIVALMGAGLKIDRPFGRRRWASTGRLLIVAMPITIAATALLGWWWAGLVPASALLLGAAMAPTDPVLASDVQVGEPTDEEDSEDEVRFALTSEAGLNDGLAFPFVYAAIAIATHGLDPAGWLAEWVLKDVLYKGVVGLAGGALIGWLLGKLFFRAKRDALRLAHHSEGFLALAATFLAYGVVEVAGGYGFLAVFVAARAIRAAERSHEYHQVLHDFAEQTERLLTVLLLLLLGGAVVGGLLVPLTWQAALAGLVLIFLVRPLAAFASLRGAPGTTAEHWVIAAFGIRGIGSFYYLAYALTHANFPAADLLWATAGFVVVISVVLHGIAATPVMRHLDHASAHAR; this comes from the coding sequence ATGCAACTGTCCGATGTGGTGTTCGCCCTGGTCGGGGTGGGCGCCCTGCTCGCCGGTATCCTCCCCCGCGTCCTGGAGCGCCGCCCGCTCTCCATGCCGATCGTCTTCCTCGCGGTCGGCCTGATCGTCTTCGGCCTGCCGCTGGGTCTGCCGGAGGCCGATCCGCTGCACTTCACCAAGCTCACCGAGCACCTCACCGAGATCGGCGTGATCGTCGCGCTGATGGGCGCCGGTCTGAAGATCGACCGCCCGTTCGGCCGCCGCCGCTGGGCGTCCACCGGCCGCCTGCTCATCGTCGCGATGCCGATCACGATCGCCGCGACGGCGCTGCTCGGCTGGTGGTGGGCCGGTCTCGTGCCGGCGTCCGCCCTGCTGCTCGGCGCGGCGATGGCGCCGACCGACCCGGTGCTCGCCTCGGACGTGCAGGTCGGCGAGCCGACCGACGAGGAGGACTCGGAGGACGAGGTCCGGTTCGCCTTGACCTCGGAGGCCGGCCTCAACGACGGCCTCGCGTTCCCGTTCGTCTACGCCGCCATCGCGATCGCGACGCACGGCCTCGACCCGGCCGGCTGGCTGGCCGAGTGGGTGCTGAAGGACGTCCTCTACAAGGGGGTCGTCGGCCTGGCCGGTGGCGCGCTGATCGGCTGGCTGCTCGGCAAGCTCTTCTTCCGCGCGAAACGCGACGCGCTGCGGCTGGCCCATCACTCCGAGGGCTTTCTCGCTCTCGCTGCCACCTTCTTGGCGTACGGGGTGGTCGAGGTCGCCGGTGGATACGGCTTCCTGGCCGTCTTCGTGGCGGCGCGGGCGATCCGGGCGGCGGAGCGCTCGCACGAGTACCACCAGGTGCTGCACGACTTCGCCGAGCAGACCGAGCGGCTCCTCACCGTCCTGCTGCTGCTCCTGCTCGGCGGCGCGGTGGTCGGCGGGCTGCTGGTTCCGCTCACCTGGCAGGCCGCTCTCGCGGGCCTCGTACTGATCTTCCTGGTCCGTCCACTGGCCGCTTTCGCCTCTTTGCGGGGCGCTCCCGGCACCACCGCGGAACACTGGGTGATCGCGGCGTTCGGGATCCGTGGCATCGGCTCGTTTTATTACTTAGCGTACGCGTTGACGCACGCGAATTTTCCCGCCGCCGATCTTTTATGGGCTACCGCCGGATTCGTCGTCGTCATATCCGTCGTCCTGCACGGAATCGCCGCAACGCCGGTGATGCGTCACCTGGATCACGCAAGCGCTCACGCTAGGTAA
- a CDS encoding VOC family protein yields the protein MELASADPARAAEFYGELFGWESAGDRFKLGGRAVAGLTRSTPERPDGWLTHLSAPELEETLEQVALSDGICLSHPAEAHGGRRAIIADPAGAMLGLWEPGDFAGAQARDEPGTMSWPELITDDPSSAARFYGSAFGWLLRHEFGTGEWLNHGHDAIAGLAAGYRGAWWRAAFQVHDIQEAADLCERLGGGVISEPAEAGLSAFAELRDPWGARFTVAAPVHHPVELTVSLGNLPAWE from the coding sequence GTGGAACTGGCGAGTGCGGACCCCGCACGCGCTGCGGAGTTCTACGGAGAGTTGTTCGGCTGGGAGTCTGCGGGTGATCGGTTCAAGCTGGGCGGGCGAGCCGTTGCGGGACTCACGCGCAGCACCCCCGAGCGGCCCGACGGGTGGCTCACCCACCTGAGCGCTCCCGAGCTTGAGGAGACCCTTGAGCAGGTCGCCCTCTCCGACGGCATCTGCCTGAGCCACCCGGCCGAGGCGCACGGCGGCCGTCGCGCGATCATCGCCGACCCGGCCGGCGCGATGCTCGGCCTGTGGGAGCCGGGCGACTTCGCCGGAGCGCAGGCTCGCGACGAACCCGGCACCATGTCGTGGCCGGAACTCATCACCGACGACCCGAGCAGCGCGGCCCGGTTCTACGGGTCCGCGTTCGGCTGGCTGCTGCGGCACGAGTTCGGCACCGGCGAGTGGCTCAACCACGGGCACGACGCGATCGCCGGGCTGGCCGCCGGCTACCGCGGCGCCTGGTGGCGTGCGGCCTTCCAGGTGCACGACATCCAGGAGGCGGCCGACCTGTGCGAGCGGCTGGGCGGCGGAGTGATCTCCGAGCCGGCCGAGGCGGGCCTGAGCGCCTTCGCCGAGCTGCGCGACCCGTGGGGCGCGCGTTTCACGGTGGCGGCTCCGGTGCACCACCCGGTCGAGCTGACCGTGTCGCTCGGCAATCTGCCCGCTTGGGAGTGA
- a CDS encoding DUF3072 domain-containing protein, whose protein sequence is MSEPTNAIKDPADWTTGEEPATGAQESYLNTLASEAHEEVPDGLTKAEASVKIDELQEKTGRGR, encoded by the coding sequence ATGTCCGAGCCGACGAACGCCATCAAGGACCCGGCGGACTGGACGACCGGCGAGGAGCCGGCGACCGGAGCGCAGGAGTCGTACCTGAATACGCTCGCGTCCGAGGCGCACGAGGAGGTGCCGGACGGCCTGACCAAGGCCGAGGCATCCGTGAAGATCGACGAGCTGCAGGAGAAGACCGGCCGAGGCCGCTGA
- a CDS encoding helix-turn-helix domain-containing protein — MTEATDLAAAAGSADPRVGLRAVVALRRLLEGLEHLQVTNARAKGWSWQEIADALEVTRQGVHKKHARLMPAQDPREG, encoded by the coding sequence ATGACCGAAGCGACCGACCTCGCCGCCGCGGCAGGCAGCGCCGACCCCCGTGTCGGGCTGCGTGCGGTGGTGGCGCTCCGCCGCCTCCTGGAGGGCCTTGAGCACCTCCAGGTGACAAACGCACGCGCCAAGGGCTGGTCCTGGCAGGAGATCGCCGATGCGCTCGAGGTGACCCGCCAGGGCGTTCACAAGAAGCACGCCCGGCTCATGCCGGCGCAGGATCCACGGGAGGGCTAG
- a CDS encoding Clp protease N-terminal domain-containing protein, with amino-acid sequence MLELSLREALRLKHNYIAREHILLGVLREGRGLAMLVLAELGVDHDQLRDDITKSLTARAA; translated from the coding sequence GTGCTGGAGCTGTCGCTGCGGGAGGCGCTGCGACTCAAGCACAACTACATCGCGCGGGAGCACATCCTGCTCGGCGTGCTGCGCGAGGGCCGGGGCCTGGCCATGCTGGTCCTGGCCGAACTCGGCGTCGACCACGACCAACTGCGCGACGACATCACCAAGTCCCTGACCGCCCGCGCGGCTTAG
- a CDS encoding GNAT family N-acetyltransferase, whose protein sequence is MQIRQATPDDAAELLRLRAVMLQSFPQPDWNDDWREPARQILLRRLAEPLPTMAAFVADRPDGTGLAACAVGVIEERLGNPMNLHGLAGYVFSVVTDPDQRRRGYSRACMTALLDWFRSRGVSKVDLRASEEGEPLYESLGFRRTPDPAMRVSL, encoded by the coding sequence GTGCAGATCCGACAAGCCACCCCCGACGACGCCGCCGAGCTGCTGCGTCTCCGCGCCGTCATGCTGCAGAGTTTCCCTCAGCCGGACTGGAACGACGACTGGCGTGAGCCGGCCCGGCAGATCCTGCTGCGCCGCCTCGCCGAGCCGCTCCCCACGATGGCCGCCTTCGTGGCCGACCGCCCGGACGGGACCGGGCTGGCGGCCTGTGCCGTCGGGGTGATCGAGGAGCGGCTGGGCAACCCGATGAACCTGCACGGCCTGGCCGGTTACGTGTTCAGCGTCGTCACCGACCCGGACCAGCGGCGCCGGGGTTACTCGCGGGCCTGCATGACGGCCCTGCTGGACTGGTTCCGCTCGCGTGGGGTGAGCAAGGTCGACCTGCGGGCGTCGGAGGAGGGCGAGCCGCTCTACGAGTCGCTCGGTTTCCGGCGTACCCCCGACCCCGCGATGCGCGTGAGCCTCTAA
- a CDS encoding MarR family winged helix-turn-helix transcriptional regulator yields the protein MAEPLSGVQLDHWRTFIESSWALHTRLEDELRATTGLSMNDYHVLVALADAPGRRIRMGELANRLVLSPSRITYQITSMIKRGLVKKESCPDDGRGQEAVLTDLGLETLRDAAPAHLTTVRESFIDHLDDEELATIGRVFAKIRKV from the coding sequence ATGGCCGAACCGCTCAGCGGCGTTCAGTTGGATCACTGGCGCACCTTCATCGAGAGCTCGTGGGCGCTGCACACCCGCCTGGAGGATGAGTTGCGGGCCACGACCGGACTCAGCATGAACGATTATCACGTCCTGGTGGCGCTCGCTGACGCGCCGGGGCGGCGGATCCGGATGGGCGAGCTGGCGAACCGGCTCGTGCTGTCGCCGAGCCGCATCACCTACCAGATCACTTCGATGATCAAGCGCGGTCTGGTGAAGAAGGAGAGTTGCCCCGACGACGGGCGCGGCCAAGAAGCCGTGCTGACCGATCTCGGCCTGGAGACGTTGCGCGATGCGGCGCCGGCGCACCTCACGACCGTCCGGGAGAGCTTCATCGACCATCTGGACGACGAGGAGCTGGCCACCATAGGCCGGGTCTTCGCGAAGATCAGGAAGGTGTAG
- a CDS encoding pirin family protein, with translation MPAVTVEDVLVLPRLPRIDPMTDFRPVRRLTTAPQGYEGEGFPVRRAFAGVPLTELDPFIHLDQMGEVDYAPGEPKGTPWHPHRGFETVTYMIDGIMDHQDSLGSGGSITNGDTQWMTAAAGILHIEAPPEHLVTSGGLFHGLQLWVNLPKAAKMMDPKYQDISGKKTTLLTTPDGGALIRVIAGEIAGNVGPGSTFTPINLAHVTMQPGARLDLPWQPDFNALVYTLSGEGWVGTDLRPIRLGQLATHGPGDAIRVEAKTEMDLFIMGGRPIREPIAHYGPFVMNTKAELKQAFEDYQKGRLGVIPATRLPHTD, from the coding sequence ATGCCAGCTGTCACCGTCGAGGACGTCCTCGTCCTGCCGCGCCTGCCGCGGATCGACCCGATGACCGATTTCCGCCCGGTGCGCCGGCTGACCACAGCGCCGCAGGGCTACGAGGGTGAGGGATTCCCGGTCCGGCGGGCCTTCGCCGGAGTGCCGCTGACCGAACTCGATCCCTTCATCCACTTGGACCAGATGGGCGAGGTGGACTACGCGCCGGGTGAGCCGAAGGGCACGCCGTGGCATCCGCACCGCGGGTTCGAGACGGTCACCTACATGATCGACGGGATCATGGACCACCAGGACTCGCTCGGCAGCGGTGGCTCGATCACCAACGGGGACACGCAGTGGATGACCGCCGCGGCGGGGATTCTGCACATCGAGGCGCCGCCGGAGCACCTGGTGACCAGTGGCGGACTCTTCCACGGGCTGCAGCTCTGGGTGAACCTGCCCAAGGCAGCGAAGATGATGGACCCCAAGTACCAGGATATCTCCGGAAAAAAGACGACACTTCTCACCACTCCGGACGGCGGCGCTCTCATCCGCGTCATCGCCGGGGAGATCGCCGGGAACGTCGGACCGGGGTCCACCTTCACGCCGATCAACCTGGCGCACGTCACGATGCAGCCCGGCGCCCGGCTCGACCTGCCGTGGCAGCCCGACTTCAACGCGCTCGTCTACACCCTGTCCGGCGAGGGCTGGGTCGGCACCGACCTGCGGCCGATCCGTCTCGGTCAGCTCGCGACGCACGGGCCCGGCGACGCGATCCGTGTCGAGGCGAAGACCGAGATGGACCTCTTCATCATGGGCGGCCGGCCGATCCGGGAGCCGATCGCGCACTACGGCCCGTTCGTGATGAACACGAAGGCCGAGCTCAAGCAGGCTTTCGAGGACTATCAGAAGGGCCGGCTCGGTGTGATCCCGGCGACCCGCCTGCCGCACACGGACTGA
- a CDS encoding phospholipase D-like domain-containing protein, whose translation MPLREWLLSAAERGNPDTSIPTWNTGNTAEALIHGQRYFDRLASEVEALEPGDHLFFTDWRGDPDERVRDGGPTIAELFADAAKRGVVVKGLLWRSHVDKLAYSEEENRTLSDDIEAAGGEVLLDQRVRRGGSHHQKLVILRHPGRPELDVAFAGGIDLCHSRRDDDAHHGDRQAVRMAKAYGPNPPWHDVQLMLKGPVVGTLDQSFRERWTDPAPLDQHGLISTVTDLLKHEDMTPDPLPEQPPDPPPAGEMTVQVLRTYPAMRPAYSFAKLGERSIARGYTKAIKRARRLIYLEDQYLWSEEVARLFAEAMRDNPDLHLMAVVPRHPDVDGKFALPPNQVGREKAIELCRSAGGDRVHVFDLENHEDTPIYVHAKVCVIDDVWCSVGSDNFNRRSWTHDSELSCAVLDGERDERAPADPAGLGDGARRFPRDLRLSLLREHLDRTDDDGLIDPFDAVRAANEAADRLRQWHLDGGTGERPPGRLVPHETERLPWHQRLWAVPAYRLVYDPDGRPWRERRAGTW comes from the coding sequence GTGCCGTTGCGGGAATGGCTTCTCTCCGCTGCCGAACGCGGCAACCCGGACACCTCCATACCCACATGGAACACCGGAAACACGGCCGAAGCACTAATTCATGGGCAAAGGTACTTCGATCGGCTGGCGTCCGAGGTCGAAGCGCTCGAACCGGGTGACCATCTCTTCTTCACCGACTGGCGTGGCGACCCGGACGAGCGGGTCCGGGACGGCGGCCCGACGATCGCCGAGCTCTTCGCGGACGCCGCCAAGCGAGGTGTGGTCGTCAAGGGCCTGCTGTGGCGTTCCCATGTGGACAAGCTGGCCTACAGCGAAGAGGAGAACCGGACCCTCAGCGACGACATCGAGGCGGCCGGGGGCGAGGTTCTCCTCGATCAGCGTGTCCGCCGGGGCGGCTCCCATCACCAGAAGCTGGTCATCCTCCGGCACCCCGGCCGGCCCGAGCTCGACGTCGCCTTCGCCGGTGGCATCGACCTCTGCCACAGCCGCCGCGACGACGACGCCCACCACGGCGACCGGCAGGCCGTGCGGATGGCGAAGGCGTACGGGCCGAACCCGCCGTGGCACGACGTGCAGCTGATGCTGAAGGGCCCGGTCGTCGGCACCCTCGACCAGAGTTTCCGGGAACGCTGGACCGACCCGGCGCCGCTGGACCAGCACGGCCTGATCTCCACGGTCACCGACCTGCTCAAGCACGAGGACATGACCCCCGACCCGCTGCCGGAGCAGCCGCCGGATCCACCGCCGGCCGGGGAGATGACGGTGCAGGTGCTCCGGACCTACCCGGCGATGCGCCCGGCGTACTCGTTCGCGAAGCTCGGCGAGCGGTCGATCGCCCGCGGCTACACGAAGGCCATCAAGCGGGCCCGCCGGCTGATCTACCTGGAGGACCAGTACCTCTGGTCGGAGGAGGTGGCCCGGCTCTTCGCCGAGGCGATGCGGGACAACCCCGATCTGCACCTGATGGCCGTGGTGCCGCGCCACCCGGACGTCGACGGCAAGTTCGCGCTGCCGCCGAACCAGGTGGGCCGGGAGAAGGCGATCGAGCTGTGCCGCAGCGCCGGCGGCGACCGGGTGCACGTCTTCGACCTGGAGAACCACGAGGACACCCCGATCTACGTGCACGCCAAGGTCTGCGTGATCGACGACGTGTGGTGCAGTGTCGGCAGCGACAACTTCAACCGTCGCTCGTGGACCCACGACAGCGAGCTGAGCTGCGCGGTCCTCGACGGCGAGCGGGACGAGCGGGCGCCCGCGGATCCGGCCGGGCTCGGTGACGGCGCCCGGCGGTTCCCGCGCGACCTGCGGCTCTCGCTGCTGCGCGAGCACCTGGACCGGACCGACGACGACGGTCTCATCGACCCGTTCGACGCGGTGCGGGCCGCGAACGAGGCGGCCGACCGGCTGCGCCAGTGGCATCTCGACGGCGGCACCGGCGAGCGTCCGCCGGGCCGGCTCGTGCCGCACGAGACCGAGCGGCTGCCGTGGCACCAGCGGCTGTGGGCGGTTCCGGCCTACCGCCTGGTCTACGACCCGGACGGCCGGCCGTGGCGGGAGCGCCGGGCCGGGACGTGGTGA
- a CDS encoding GNAT family N-acetyltransferase: MDIAVVPAQKATWADLQAIFGTRGEPARCQCQWFKITAAEWASVPPPERARRLHEQTNCGDESAAETSGLVAFADGEPAGWCAVEPRTVYPRLSTARVPWAGRDESRTDSGVWAVTCFVTRTGFRRRGVSRALVAAAVGFARDRGARALEGYPMVVRPGQEFSWGELYVGSRKIFEEAGFAEVSHPTPRRVVMRLDFA; this comes from the coding sequence ATGGACATCGCTGTCGTGCCCGCGCAGAAGGCGACCTGGGCGGACCTTCAGGCGATCTTCGGCACGCGGGGCGAGCCGGCCCGATGCCAGTGCCAGTGGTTCAAGATCACGGCGGCCGAGTGGGCGTCCGTCCCGCCTCCGGAACGGGCCCGGCGGCTGCACGAGCAGACGAACTGCGGCGACGAGTCGGCGGCCGAGACCAGCGGGCTGGTGGCGTTCGCGGACGGGGAGCCCGCCGGATGGTGCGCGGTCGAGCCCCGGACGGTCTACCCACGGTTGTCCACCGCCCGGGTTCCGTGGGCAGGACGGGACGAGAGCCGTACCGACTCCGGGGTCTGGGCCGTGACCTGCTTCGTCACCCGGACCGGCTTCCGGCGGCGCGGAGTGAGCCGGGCACTGGTCGCGGCGGCCGTCGGATTCGCCCGGGACCGGGGCGCGCGGGCGCTGGAGGGCTATCCGATGGTGGTCCGCCCCGGGCAGGAGTTCAGCTGGGGCGAGCTCTACGTCGGCAGCCGCAAGATCTTCGAGGAGGCCGGGTTCGCCGAGGTGAGCCATCCGACGCCGCGGCGCGTGGTGATGCGGCTGGACTTCGCCTGA
- a CDS encoding protein-L-isoaspartate O-methyltransferase, with translation MEDARRHYLDLIRHDGVRLSPALARAFAAVAREVFVPDGFHRRDGSRVLPADPEFLRSVYSNDVLVTKLNGRQPISSSSQPSLMAIMLEALDVRPGQRVLEIGAGTGYNAALLATLGADVTTVDVQGDVADRARAALARAGITGVRVEAADGYTGGPDGEYDRIIVTVGVAGISPFWTERLLPGGRIVAPVEHAGMHPVLAAGVSGEASVVCPAGFMSAAGPLAARHEGSHPQPPAGPLTGLEEVSRPRWGVSLEALAYRDLWFAAGAWHRRVTYASVPGREQSLLAVLGDGDRHAAVVLPDGGVLASSDRCAAVALALADRWWSLGRPPMSAWRATLAQAGPLLVPRDWRIGP, from the coding sequence ATGGAGGATGCCCGCCGGCACTACCTCGACCTGATCCGCCACGATGGTGTGCGGCTGTCGCCGGCGCTGGCCCGGGCGTTCGCCGCCGTCGCCCGCGAGGTCTTCGTGCCGGACGGGTTCCACCGGCGTGACGGCAGCCGGGTGCTGCCGGCCGACCCGGAGTTCCTGCGCTCGGTCTACAGCAACGACGTGCTCGTCACCAAGCTCAACGGGCGGCAGCCGATCAGCTCGTCCAGCCAGCCGTCGCTGATGGCGATCATGCTGGAGGCGCTCGACGTCCGACCCGGCCAGCGGGTCCTCGAGATCGGCGCCGGAACCGGGTACAACGCCGCGCTGCTCGCCACCCTCGGCGCCGACGTCACGACGGTGGACGTGCAGGGCGATGTGGCGGACCGGGCACGCGCCGCGCTGGCCCGGGCCGGGATCACCGGCGTGCGGGTCGAGGCCGCCGACGGCTACACCGGAGGGCCGGACGGCGAGTACGACCGGATCATCGTGACCGTCGGCGTCGCGGGCATCTCGCCGTTCTGGACCGAGCGGCTGCTGCCCGGCGGCCGGATCGTCGCGCCCGTCGAGCACGCCGGCATGCACCCGGTCCTGGCCGCCGGCGTGTCGGGGGAGGCGTCGGTGGTCTGCCCGGCCGGGTTCATGAGCGCGGCCGGCCCGCTCGCCGCCCGGCACGAGGGCAGTCATCCGCAGCCGCCGGCCGGACCGCTGACCGGGCTGGAGGAGGTGTCGCGGCCGCGGTGGGGGGTTTCGCTCGAAGCTCTGGCGTACCGGGATCTGTGGTTCGCGGCCGGAGCCTGGCACCGGCGTGTCACCTACGCCTCGGTGCCGGGCCGGGAACAGAGCCTGCTCGCGGTCCTCGGCGACGGTGACCGGCATGCCGCAGTGGTGCTCCCGGACGGCGGGGTGCTGGCCTCCTCCGACCGTTGCGCCGCCGTGGCCCTCGCCCTCGCCGATCGATGGTGGTCGCTCGGCCGGCCGCCGATGAGCGCCTGGCGGGCGACATTGGCGCAGGCCGGGCCTCTGCTCGTGCCCCGCGACTGGAGGATCGGCCCGTAG